A stretch of DNA from Leucobacter luti:
GTGCGTCCAGACCACTACGTCGCAGCCGTGCTGCCGCTGAGCGACCCTGCTGCGCTCGCAAGCTTTTTTGAGCCGATCTTTCTCGCACGCTAGCGCGCAAGGCCGCGCTCAGGCGTGATTCCGCGGGCGGTGCTGGATCCAATTCCAGCACCGCCCGCGGCGCTGTGAGATTGCAGTTTCGCAGATCGCGCATCGCCCGTAGAGTCGAGAGCCACGACAGACGTGCTGAGTGACACAGTGAAGGCGGTGGGCCATGACGGTGGCTGTGAATCAAAGCTCTGAGACGATCGCGCACATGCTGGCGGAGATTCTCGGGGACGAGCCGGTGCCCGAAGTCAGAATTGCTGGATCGGGGAGTGTGCCCGCAGTATTCCCGGTGACGGAGCTCGTGACCGCGGTGTTGGCTGCCGCTGGTGTGGCGGTGAGTGAGCTGCTCGCCACTGCCGGATCAGAGCTCCGCCCGGTGACAGTGGACCGCCGACTGGCTTCCATGTGGTGTGGCAGCTCGCTGCGGCCAGATGGCTGGCAGCCGCCGCCTCCGTGGGACGCCGTAGCGGGGGACTACCAGGCAGCCGACGGCTGGATCCGGTTGCACACGAACGCCCCAGATCATCGGGCTGCCGCGCTCAGTGTGCTCGGAGCGCCTCCGGAGCGAGAGCAAATTGCCGCTGCGGTGCTCGGCTGGAGTGCTGCAGAGCTGGAGACCGCTGTCGTGCAGGCTGGCGGCTGTGCCGCCGCGATGCAATCGTTGGCGGAGTGGGAGGCGAGCGAGCAGGGGCGCAGTGTTGCAGCTGAGCAGCTCATCAGGTGGGAAGATACGGGTGGCACCGCGGCAGGGGAGCTGCGGCTCAACCCGGAGCAGCCGCTTGCCGGGCTCCGGGTCCTGGATCTCACCCGTGTGCTCGCCGGACCGATCGCGACGCGCTTTCTCGCCAGTCTCGGCGCTGATGTGCTCCGCGTCGATCCGCCGTGGTGGGACGAGCCTGGCATCGTGCCCGAGGTGATGCTGGGGAAGCGATCTGTGCGGCTTGATCTGCGAGAAATCGGCGATCGTGAGCGCCTGCGTGCGTTACTCGCCGAGGCAGACGTGCTCGTACACGGGTACCGTCCTGGCGCACTCGCAGGGCTCGGCCTGGACCGTGCAACCCGTGAGGGGATCCGCCCCGGGCTGATTGAGATCTGCCTCGACGCCTACGGCTGGACTGGGCCGCTTGCCGGCCGCAGAGGGTTCGACAGCATCGTGCAGATGAGTGCCGGTATCGCAGACGCAGGGATGCGCGTGCTCGGCCGGGAGCGGCCCACTCCGCTTCCGGTGCAGGCGCTTGATCATGCCACGGGCTATCTGATGGCGCACGCTGCTGTCCGCGCGCTCGAAACGAGGCTGCGCTCCGGCAGGGGAGCCGGGCCGCGCTCTCGCTCGCACGCACAGCTCGGCTGTTGACAGCTGGCGGGGCCGCGCTCCCGTCGACGCTGTTGCGGCCAGAGGACGACGGTGATCTTGCGCCAGCTGTTGAACACACGAGTTGGGGGCCGGCGAGGCGCTTGCTGCCGCCCGTTGGGGTCGAAGGTGTGGCGCTGCGCCCGCCCCGCCCCGCCCGCGAGCTGGGTGGCGACATGCCCCGCTGGGAGCAGAGCTAACACGCAGCTCGGGCCCGAATCCAAGCGGATCCGGGCCCGAACTGTTCGTGCGCGGCGACTACCGCGCGGAGAGCTTACTTCGCTGCGAAACGGAACAGCTTCTTGTTCGCGAACTCCAGCATGCCGCCCTTGCCGAGCTCACGACCGTAGCCCGACTTCTTGACGCCACCGAAGGGCACGTCGGCGC
This window harbors:
- a CDS encoding CoA transferase, whose product is MTVAVNQSSETIAHMLAEILGDEPVPEVRIAGSGSVPAVFPVTELVTAVLAAAGVAVSELLATAGSELRPVTVDRRLASMWCGSSLRPDGWQPPPPWDAVAGDYQAADGWIRLHTNAPDHRAAALSVLGAPPEREQIAAAVLGWSAAELETAVVQAGGCAAAMQSLAEWEASEQGRSVAAEQLIRWEDTGGTAAGELRLNPEQPLAGLRVLDLTRVLAGPIATRFLASLGADVLRVDPPWWDEPGIVPEVMLGKRSVRLDLREIGDRERLRALLAEADVLVHGYRPGALAGLGLDRATREGIRPGLIEICLDAYGWTGPLAGRRGFDSIVQMSAGIADAGMRVLGRERPTPLPVQALDHATGYLMAHAAVRALETRLRSGRGAGPRSRSHAQLGC